The following proteins come from a genomic window of Methanosarcina sp. MTP4:
- the pyrG gene encoding glutamine hydrolyzing CTP synthase has translation MKYIVVTGGVMSGLGKGITIASIGRNLKNKGYKVTAIKIDPYINIDAGTMSPYQHGEVFVLKDGGEVDLDLGNYERFLDTELTRDHNFTTGKIYQAVIAKERKGDYLGKTVQIIPHITNEIKNRIRKVAARSGADICLVEIGGTVGDIESMPFLEAVRQMHREEPAENIVFIHVTLVMEDLQGEQKTKPSQHSVKDLRTLGLSPDVIVTRSKTPLHEAAKEKIALFCDVPQELVISAHDANDIYEVPLVIEEQGLTTKLMQRLKLESDFEDPAWKEMVSRMRNMKDEVKLAIVGKYTHLEDSYLSIFEAVKHGAIECGCKADIEMVDAEDFENDPKELEKLRQYDGLLIPGGFGERGTEGKIMAIRFARENDIPFLGLCMGMQLAVIEFSRNVAGLEGANSTEFDEDTPYPVIDILPEQTGVADLGGTMRLGDYEAILKEGSMAEKIYGSNYIIERHRHRYEVNPEFVERLESFGIVFSGKNKNRMEISEIPDKRFFFASQFHPEFRSRPGRPSPPFKAFASAMRDYRKAREGQ, from the coding sequence ATGAAGTATATTGTAGTTACCGGTGGTGTGATGAGCGGGCTTGGAAAAGGCATCACCATCGCGTCCATTGGTAGGAACCTGAAAAACAAAGGCTATAAAGTTACGGCTATCAAGATCGACCCCTACATCAACATTGACGCAGGCACAATGAGCCCCTACCAGCACGGGGAAGTATTCGTGCTGAAGGACGGGGGCGAGGTGGACCTGGACCTCGGGAACTACGAACGGTTCCTTGATACGGAATTGACCCGGGACCATAACTTCACCACGGGAAAGATCTACCAGGCGGTTATCGCAAAGGAGCGGAAAGGTGACTACCTGGGAAAGACTGTCCAAATCATTCCCCATATCACAAACGAGATCAAGAACAGGATCCGGAAAGTTGCGGCCCGGAGCGGGGCTGACATTTGCCTGGTGGAAATCGGCGGGACCGTGGGAGATATCGAGAGCATGCCTTTCCTGGAAGCTGTCCGCCAGATGCACAGGGAAGAGCCGGCCGAAAACATCGTTTTCATCCACGTGACCCTGGTTATGGAAGACCTCCAGGGCGAGCAGAAGACCAAACCCTCTCAGCACTCGGTAAAGGACCTGAGGACCCTCGGGCTGAGTCCGGATGTAATCGTTACCCGGTCAAAGACCCCCCTGCATGAGGCTGCAAAGGAAAAGATCGCCCTTTTCTGTGACGTCCCCCAGGAACTGGTCATCAGCGCCCACGACGCGAACGATATCTACGAAGTCCCCCTGGTAATCGAAGAGCAGGGCCTGACCACCAAACTCATGCAGCGCCTCAAACTGGAATCCGACTTTGAGGATCCTGCCTGGAAGGAAATGGTTTCCAGGATGAGGAACATGAAAGATGAGGTAAAACTGGCAATTGTCGGGAAATACACCCATCTTGAGGACTCCTACCTTAGCATCTTCGAAGCCGTTAAGCACGGGGCAATCGAGTGCGGCTGCAAAGCCGACATCGAAATGGTCGATGCCGAGGACTTTGAAAACGACCCCAAAGAACTCGAAAAGCTCCGCCAGTATGACGGGCTCCTGATCCCCGGCGGCTTTGGCGAACGCGGGACCGAAGGCAAGATCATGGCAATCAGGTTTGCCCGCGAAAACGACATTCCTTTCCTTGGCCTCTGCATGGGCATGCAGCTTGCAGTAATCGAGTTTTCAAGAAACGTCGCGGGCCTCGAAGGTGCAAACTCCACCGAGTTCGATGAGGACACCCCCTACCCCGTAATCGATATCCTCCCCGAACAGACCGGAGTTGCCGACCTTGGCGGCACGATGCGTCTTGGCGACTACGAAGCCATCCTCAAAGAAGGCTCAATGGCCGAAAAGATCTATGGCAGCAACTACATCATAGAACGCCACCGCCACAGGTACGAAGTCAACCCCGAATTCGTTGAGCGCCTGGAGTCCTTTGGCATAGTCTTCTCCGGTAAGAACAAGAACAGGATGGAGATTTCCGAAATCCCCGACAAGCGTTTCTTCTTCGCTTCCCAGTTCCACCCCGAATTCAGG